The nucleotide sequence AAATAGCTGCCTTACTTTCTGAAACTAGTGGTGGGGAAGGTGATGGTTTTCAAATTCCGGCAGGTAAAAAACCTTACGTGGTTATGGTTGTAGGGGTAAACGGAGTTGGAAAAACAACTACCATTGGAAAACTAGCTCATCAATTTAAGAAAGAAGGTAAAAATGTAATGTTAGGAGCTGCAGACACATTTAGAGCTGCTGCAATAGATCAGCTTCAAATCTGGGCAGATAGAACTCAGGTGCCAATAGTTAAACAGCAAATGGGTAGTGATCCAGCATCGGTAGCTTTTGATTCTGTTCAAAGTGCTGTAAAGCAGGATGTAGATGTTCTAATTATTGATACTGCAGGAAGATTGCACAATAAAGTGAATCTTATGAATGAGCTTACTAAGGTAAAGCGTGTGATGCAAAAGGTAATTCCAGATGCTCCTCATGAAGTTTTATTAGTGTTAGATGGTTCTACCGGTCAGAATGCTTTTGAGCAGGCTAAACAATTTACAGCAGCAACAGAAGTAACGTCTCTTGCTGTAACTAAATTAGATGGTACGGCTAAAGGTGGTGTGGTGATAGGTATTAGCGATCAATTTAAAATTCCTGTAAAGTATATTGGTGTAGGCGAAGGTATCGAAGATCTTCAAGTATTCAATAAATTCGAATTTGTTGATTCTTTCTTTAAAAAATAGAGGTGCCGATCATACCTAAAATTAATCCTATACTTTAGATTCAAATTTATGAAGAAGGTCTTACTTGTTTTATTAGCAATTTCAATATTTAGTTGTAAAAATGAATCAGAAGAAAAGACTTCTTCAGTAGTTGTTCAAGATACGATCCAGTCTCCTAAGGAAATGGATTTTAAGGTGCTGGATTCTAAATATGTTTCTAAAGATTCTATTATGAGTCCTTTTAAAAAGGAACTACAAGATTTTTCTGCGGAAAGATATAATCAAATAAAGCCATTTGTTTTAGATCAAGATATTCCCGCTATACAGGCTTCTGTGAAAAAAGGTGATCTTAGCTATGAAGAATTAGTACTTTTTTATCTTACTAGAATTCAGAAATATGATCGGGAAAACGAACTTTCCTTGAATTCTGTAATTTCTTTGAATCCAAATATTATTGAAGAGGCAAGAGAAAAGGACGCAGCTTTAAATGAGGATAAAGATCATCATCAAATATTTGGAATACCAGTTCTGCTAAAAGATAATATCGATGCTGAAAATATGGTAACTACAGCGGGAGCTGAGGTACTTAAAAATAATTATACACAAGATGCCTTCATAACCAAAAGATTAAAAGATAATGGTGCTTTGATCTTAGGAAAAGCAAATTTAAGTGAATGGGCTTATTTCTTTTGTGGCGAATGCCCAAGCGGTTATTCTGCAATTGGCGGGCAAACTTTGAATCCTTATGGTAGAAAGTTATTAGACACCGGTGGTTCCAGTTCTGGAAGCGCTGTGGCGGTAGCTGCAAATTTGGTTACAGTGGCAGTAGGATCTGAGACGGCAGGATCTATACTTTCTCCTGCTAGTCAGAATTCTTTGGTTGGATTAAAGCCAACCATTGGTCTATTAAGTCGTGGAGGAATTGTTCCTATATCTGGCACTTTAGATACTCCGGGGCCTATAACAAAATCTGTGATAGATAATGCCATTCTGCTTTCTGCAATGACAGGAAAAGACGCAAAAGATTCTTCTTCGAAAACAAATACAAATACTACTAAAGATTTTTACACCTCGGTAAAAGCAGGAACTCTCAAAGGAAAGCGATTTGGAGCTATTAAAGAGTTGATGGAAGATGCATTGTATGTTCAAGCCATTGTAGATCTAAAAAATGCGGGAGCAGAAGTAATAGAATTCAAAGCGGAAGAAGTAGACCTTCCAAATTTCACTCGTTTTCTAAATTTAGAAATGAAAAGAGATCTTCCTAAGTATTTAAAATCTTACGGTAATAAAAGTTTGGAAATTAAATCTGTTACAGATGTAATAGCATATAATCTGCAAGATTCATTAAGAAGAGCACCATACGGTCAGGGATTGTTTGATGGAATTGTTGCAGATACTGCTTCAGCAGAGGAATATCAGGCTATAAAGGATACATTGCATGCCAACGGTAAGAAATTCTTTGACGTTCCTATGGAAAAACATGATCTTGATGGTGTGCTTTCTATCAATAATTATCATGCCGGAGAAGCTGCAGTAGCTTTATATCCCGGTATAACAGTTCCTATGGGCTATACCAAGAGCAATGCTCCAAAAGGTCTTACATTTTATGCGAAATCTAATAAGGAACAAGATCTGCTAATATGGGCTTACGCTTATGAAGCAGTTTCTAAAAAAAGAATAGCTCCTAAAAATTATAATTAATAAAATGCCAACAAATAATCTTAAAGCTATTATTAGTAAGATCATACTTTTTTATAGTGTGTTCTTTGTAGTTATGAAAGTAATCGCCATTCTCTTTGAAAATGCTTGGCCTCTTCCTAATTTAATTCTTGCCATTCCATTTCTAATTTTTGCTATAATTGGAGGTTTAATGATGAAAAAAGAAACATATTCCTGGATCTATGTAATAATAGGTGTAATAGTGATAAGTGCTTTAAGATATTACGAAGCCTCATGGATGGTGTCTTTACATGAATATTTCAGTTAATTTCCCAATCAATTCATTATTCGTTTATTCTTCCGTAGTTCAAATTCTACGTTGTATCTTTGCACCCGCTAACTTTTAACCGAGAATCTATTAAATCGGCTAGAAGTGAAGCTTTTAAAGCACAAATGGTATGAGGACGAAATCTATAAAAAAGAACAGAATTAATGTAGTAACCTTAGGTTGTAGCAAAAATGTTTACGACAGTGAGGTATTGATGGGACAGTTACGTGCCAATGATAAGGATGTTGTTCATGAGCAGGAAGGTAATATTGTTGTTATTAACACCTGTGGATTTATAGATAATGCTAAAGAAGAGTCTGTAAATACTATTTTGGAATATGTGGAGAAAAAGCAACAAGGCGAAGTAGATAAGGTTTTTGTAACCGGATGTTTAAGTGAACGGTATAAGCCAGATCTTCAGCAAGAAATTCCAGATGTAGATCAATACTTTGGGACTACAGAACTTCCCGGACTTTTAAAAGCTTTAGAAGCAGATTATAAACATGAACTTATAGGAGAACGACTTACTACTACTCCTAAGAACTATGCCTATTTAAAGATTG is from Gillisia sp. Hel1_33_143 and encodes:
- the ftsY gene encoding signal recognition particle-docking protein FtsY; protein product: MSLFKKIFSKEKKETLDKGLEKSKSNFLSKMSKAVAGKSKVDDEVLDDLEDVLVSSDVGVATTIKIINRIEERVARDKYLGTEELNEILREEIAALLSETSGGEGDGFQIPAGKKPYVVMVVGVNGVGKTTTIGKLAHQFKKEGKNVMLGAADTFRAAAIDQLQIWADRTQVPIVKQQMGSDPASVAFDSVQSAVKQDVDVLIIDTAGRLHNKVNLMNELTKVKRVMQKVIPDAPHEVLLVLDGSTGQNAFEQAKQFTAATEVTSLAVTKLDGTAKGGVVIGISDQFKIPVKYIGVGEGIEDLQVFNKFEFVDSFFKK
- a CDS encoding amidase family protein codes for the protein MKKVLLVLLAISIFSCKNESEEKTSSVVVQDTIQSPKEMDFKVLDSKYVSKDSIMSPFKKELQDFSAERYNQIKPFVLDQDIPAIQASVKKGDLSYEELVLFYLTRIQKYDRENELSLNSVISLNPNIIEEAREKDAALNEDKDHHQIFGIPVLLKDNIDAENMVTTAGAEVLKNNYTQDAFITKRLKDNGALILGKANLSEWAYFFCGECPSGYSAIGGQTLNPYGRKLLDTGGSSSGSAVAVAANLVTVAVGSETAGSILSPASQNSLVGLKPTIGLLSRGGIVPISGTLDTPGPITKSVIDNAILLSAMTGKDAKDSSSKTNTNTTKDFYTSVKAGTLKGKRFGAIKELMEDALYVQAIVDLKNAGAEVIEFKAEEVDLPNFTRFLNLEMKRDLPKYLKSYGNKSLEIKSVTDVIAYNLQDSLRRAPYGQGLFDGIVADTASAEEYQAIKDTLHANGKKFFDVPMEKHDLDGVLSINNYHAGEAAVALYPGITVPMGYTKSNAPKGLTFYAKSNKEQDLLIWAYAYEAVSKKRIAPKNYN